One window of the Zea mays cultivar B73 chromosome 3, Zm-B73-REFERENCE-NAM-5.0, whole genome shotgun sequence genome contains the following:
- the LOC109945068 gene encoding uncharacterized protein, whose amino-acid sequence MINAEPVIWEKLIHDIPRLKKFQAKSFPLFYELEKLHEGSIATGDLNFTSTEPAPQPTEHVSTIDIDAHDSHLNPFLANVDGHMPSSGPIDIDEIETPSSSCSKNLESGTGKKRKLSIVGVLQNYVDIRANEPKIFMHELNETTKEAGDYSIKRCLDILESIEELSDEEKAQATNVLKCEVNREIFMNFKIPKVHLLWVKGQIAPKV is encoded by the exons ATGATTAATGCTGAGCCAGTAATATGGGAAAAGCTTATCCAT GATATTCCAAGGCTGAAGAAATTCCAAGCAAAATCATTCCCTTTGTTTTATGAACTGGAAAAGCTGCATGAAG GAAGCATTGCTACAGGTGATTTAAACTTCACATCAACTGAACCAGCACCCCAACCAACTGAACATGTTAGCACTATTGATATTGATGCTCATGATTCTCACCTTAACCCTTTCCTTGCAAATGTGGATGGTCACATGCCATCTAGTGGACCCATAGACATAGATGAGATAGAAACACCATCTTCATCTTGCTCTAAAAATCTTGAAAGTGGGACTgggaagaaaagaaagctcaGTATTGTTGGAGTTTTACAAAACTATGTGGACATTAGGGCAAATGAACCAAAAATATTTATGCATGAACTCAATGAGACAACTAAGGAAGCAGGTGACTATTCTATCAAGCGGTGTCTGGATATTCTAGAATCAATTGAAGAACTTTCAGATGAGGAAAAGGCGCAAGCAACAAATGTGCTGAAGTGTGAGGTCAACAGAGAAATTTTCATGAACTTCAAGATTCCAAAGGTTCATTTGTTATGGGTCAAAGGCCAAATTGCTCCCAAG GTCTAA